The Streptomyces sp. NBC_00670 genome window below encodes:
- the mycP gene encoding type VII secretion-associated serine protease mycosin, translating into MTTRTRTPHSGTPHSRTPRPRRTRRRAARLLTPLLAAAFVALTPAGTAHADGIRAQQWALDAMHTSEAWATTKGKGVTVAVLDTGVDDQHPDLAGNVLTGKDMIGFGAGRGDRPWARHGTAMAGIIAGHGHGAGDTDGVLGIAPEARILPVRVILEEGDPARAKARDTRGNALAEGIRWAADHGADVINLSLGDDSESAHPEPAEDEAVQYALKRGSVVVASAGNGGEKGDHISYPAAYPGVIAATAVDRYGTRAAFSTRHWYATVAAPGVDVVIADPDRQYYEGWGTSAASAFVSGAAALVKAVHPDLTPAQVKQLLEDTARNAPTGGRDDARGFGLVDPAAALKAAARMEPRQPHAATYPEKYFGPGPDGTDDDGGSTGWAGPLAGGLGAVLLVAAVVLWRTRHPSDGPV; encoded by the coding sequence ATGACGACCCGCACCCGCACCCCTCACTCCGGCACCCCTCACTCCCGCACCCCCCGCCCGCGCCGTACCCGCCGCCGAGCCGCCCGCCTCCTCACCCCCCTCCTCGCCGCCGCCTTCGTCGCCCTCACCCCCGCCGGCACCGCCCACGCCGACGGCATCCGCGCCCAGCAGTGGGCCCTGGACGCGATGCACACCAGCGAGGCGTGGGCGACCACCAAGGGCAAGGGCGTCACCGTCGCCGTCCTCGACACCGGCGTCGACGACCAGCACCCCGACCTGGCCGGCAACGTCCTGACCGGCAAGGACATGATCGGCTTCGGCGCCGGCCGCGGCGACCGCCCCTGGGCCCGGCACGGCACCGCCATGGCGGGCATCATCGCCGGTCACGGACACGGCGCCGGCGACACCGACGGCGTCCTCGGCATCGCCCCGGAGGCCAGGATCCTCCCCGTCCGCGTCATCCTGGAGGAGGGCGACCCGGCCCGCGCCAAGGCCCGCGACACCCGGGGCAACGCCCTGGCCGAGGGGATCCGCTGGGCCGCCGACCACGGCGCCGACGTCATCAACCTCTCCCTCGGAGACGACTCCGAGTCCGCCCACCCCGAACCCGCCGAGGACGAGGCCGTCCAGTACGCGCTGAAGCGGGGCTCCGTCGTCGTCGCCTCCGCGGGCAACGGCGGCGAGAAGGGCGACCACATCTCCTACCCGGCCGCCTACCCGGGCGTGATCGCCGCGACCGCCGTCGACCGCTACGGCACCCGCGCCGCCTTCTCCACCCGGCACTGGTACGCCACCGTCGCCGCGCCCGGCGTGGACGTCGTCATCGCCGACCCGGACCGCCAGTACTACGAGGGCTGGGGCACGAGCGCCGCCTCCGCGTTCGTCTCGGGTGCGGCCGCCCTGGTCAAGGCCGTCCACCCGGACCTCACCCCGGCCCAGGTCAAACAGCTCCTGGAGGACACCGCCCGCAACGCCCCCACCGGTGGCCGCGACGACGCCCGCGGCTTCGGCCTCGTCGACCCCGCGGCGGCCCTGAAGGCGGCGGCCCGGATGGAACCACGGCAGCCGCACGCCGCCACCTACCCCGAGAAGTACTTCGGCCCCGGCCCCGACGGCACGGACGACGACGGGGGCTCCACCGGCTGGGCGGGCCCTCTCGCGGGAGGCCTCGGCGCGGTCCTGCTGGTGGCGGCCGTGGTCCTGTGGCGCACCCGGCACCCGTCGGACGGCCCGGTCTGA